From one Rhodamnia argentea isolate NSW1041297 chromosome 1, ASM2092103v1, whole genome shotgun sequence genomic stretch:
- the LOC115743983 gene encoding uncharacterized protein At2g34160 translates to MTMAVDTLAVPSENVLAPKKNRIQVSNTKKPLFFYVNLAKRYIQQHNEVELSALGMAITTVVTIAEILKNNGVATEKKVLTSSVGMKDENRGRVIQKAKIEIVLEKSDRGESPPATANTSTEATTTDTKTEMAKTETATELAATASDEKK, encoded by the exons ATGACGATGGCTGTTGACACACTGGCGGTGCCGTCGGAGAATGTTCTAGCCCCGAAGAAGAACAGGATTCAGGTGTCCAATACCAAGAAGCCCCTCTTCTTCTATGTCAATCTTGCCAAG AGGTACATACAACAACATAATGAAGTTGAGCTCTCTGCTTTGGGGATGG CAATTACGACCGTTGTCACCATTGCTGAGATACTCAAGAACAACGGTGTTGCTACAGAAAAGA AGGTTTTGACTTCATCGGTTGGAATGAAGGACGAGAACAGAGGGCGGGTGATCCAAAAGGCCAAG ATTGAGATCGTGCTAGAGAAATCGGATAGAGGAGAAAGCCCGCCAGCAACGGCTAATACAAGCACAGAAGCGACGACAACTGATACAAAGACAGAAATGGCGAAGACTGAAACAGCTACAGAACTGGCTGCCACCGCCTCTGATGAAAAGAAGTGA